A genomic window from Ascaphus truei isolate aAscTru1 chromosome 1, aAscTru1.hap1, whole genome shotgun sequence includes:
- the EGR4 gene encoding early growth response protein 4, protein MLLSAMDFSCQDSLYPKYQEGCDVKEEGDQCTGSGGEQQLFPESQGEAATHLTEGNFTSPSGNGDTSEYYFLSSQPSPPLPLNYTGSFFIETSPELPHDQEALFNLMSGILGMSPFSAPPRQSRQAEALYSVPEAIQNHMDLYSNSQPNLNISIQHAAFPSQMYPSFNSSEDIHQVPSSPSLGSSCSSQCFFDSKVMPTKQEMDVSPMSPSLDSFNSPCPQWDAHTPQNFLPASYQSESFHTPDNSQSIFHPLESKVENVMSACCQPHITNAPDGSGVYNSMDFNCQPETYQTTPCDFNETKIDLKSQLMQDLNPLSHPVPMSRMMNQNEVIHHQSPPLISTEFLGHSPTADTMLPTNAGNPPAEPRRKYRRNKCPAKCFRPKPHEKAFACPVENCIRSFARSDELNRHLRIHTGHKPFQCRICLRNFSRSDHLTTHIRTHTGEKPFSCDLCGRRFARSDEKKRHGKVHMKQKARTEEKLRGLGFYTVGLSFGTL, encoded by the exons ATGCTGCTGAGTGCCATGGATTTCTCCTGCCAGGACTCACTGTATCCTAAATACCAGGAAGGCTGTGATGTGAAGGAAGAGGGGGACCAGTGCACGGGGTCAGGAGGAGAGCAGCAACTTTTCCCAGAAAGCCAGGGAGAGGCAGCCACTCATCTCACTGAAG GTAACTTCACAAGTCCTTCTGGTAATGGTGACACGTCTGAGTACTACTTCCTGAGCAGCCAGCCctccccacctcttcccctcaACTACACTGGCAGCTTCTTCATCGAGACTTCGCCCGAGCTCCCGCATGACCAAGAAGCCCTTTTTAACCTCATGTCTGGGATCCTGGGCATGTCACCTTTCTCAGCCCCGCCGCGTCAGAGCAGACAAGCAGAGGCGCTGTACTCTGTCCCAGAGGCCATTCAGAATCACATGGACCTGTACTCAAATTCCCAGCCTAACCTCAACATATCTATCCAGCATGCAGCGTTTCCTAGTCAGATGTACCCCAGTTTCAACAGTTCGGAGGATATCCATCAGGTGCCAAGTTCCCCCAGCCTGGGCAGCTCCTGTTCCTCTCAGTGCTTCTTCGATTCCAAAGTGATGCCAACCAAACAAGAAATGGATGTCTCTCCCATGTCCCCCTCCCTCGATTCCTTTAATTCGCCATGCCCTCAATGGGATGCCCACACACCTCAGAACTTTCTACCTGCCTCCTATCAATCGGAATCCTTCCACACACCTGACAACTCCCAATCTATCTTCCACCCACTGGAATCAAAGGTTGAGAATGTTATGTCTGCCTGCTGCCAGCCACATATTACCAACGCACCTGATGGCTCTGGTGTTTATAACAGCATGGACTTCAACTGTCAGCCAGAAACGTACCAGACCACCCCCTGCGATTTCAACGAAACCAAGATTGACTTGAAATCACAGCTAATGCAAGATCTTAATCCGTTGTCCCACCCAGTCCCAATGTCACGGATGATGAACCAAAACGAAGTGATTCACCACCAGTCCCCTCCACTCATTTCCACAGAGTTTCTGGGTCATTCCCCAACAGCAGACACTATGCTTCCCACCAACGCAGGCAACCCCCCTGCAGAGCCCAGGAGGAAATACCGCAGGAACAAATGCCCGGCGAAGTGCTTTCGTCCCAAGCCCCATGAGAAAGCCTTCGCTTGTCCAGTGGAGAACTGCATCCGAAGCTTTGCGAGATCAGATGAACTCAACAGGCACCTGAGGATCCACACAGGACACAAGCCTTTCCAGTGCAGGATCTGCCTGAGGAACTTCAGCCGAAGTGACCACCTCACCACCCATATCCGCACCCACACTGGAGAGAAACCCTTCTCCTGCGACCTCTGCGGCAGGAGGTTTGCCAGGAGCGATGAAAAGAAAAGACACGGCAAGGTACACATGAAGCAGAAGGCGAGGACAGAGGAGAAACTCAGGGGACTTGGCTTTTACACGGTGGGCTTATCATTTGGCACCTTGTAA